The sequence below is a genomic window from Chiroxiphia lanceolata isolate bChiLan1 chromosome 8, bChiLan1.pri, whole genome shotgun sequence.
GAAGAGAGGAGAGGTGTGTCACATAACTGCACCTCAGAGACTGAGCTCTGGGCTGAGCCTAACACCACACAACTGTGAAATGTCCCTGTGGTCACCTGGAGCAGAACCATGTCCCACCATGAGCACAATCTGGAACAGgatttcctttggaaatgttttcagtaCTGAAGCGAGTCCCATTTTCCAACCAAAGAATTCACGCTCCAGCCAGCTCTACTCCCTGCAGCCATCTGCATTGTTCCTTGGTCCTTGATACACCCACCTCCCAGGCATTTCACATGGCTGGAGAAGCATATCAAACCCTGAAGAGGTGTTTCTGATATCTGAGCTCATGAAACCTGCTGATTTCAAGTGCAAACATAAGCACACTGTGAAGCTGCTTTACCTGCCAGAGGAGTATCTGTTAGACCGACAAATCAGGGCCGTGCACAGGAGAGAGATTCCCCTCTGACAAAGCTCCACCCGCCGtgctcagcccagcagctcttACCAGGGGCTGGAAATCAATAGGATCTTTACCCGTGGCTGCATTGCCAGCTCCTCTTGCCCAAATGGAAGAGCACACGTGTGATGCTTCCCAGAGGAGGATCTGGTTCCTGGGTGGCCAGACTGGGTCAGCAAAGGGGGGACTTGCCTGTCcccaccacagcagctgctttgcgGGCACCGTCAGCGAGGGGAGCTCTGGGCTACCCACACTCACCGGGCTCAGGGGGGTGCTGCAGGGCACCGGTGcccatcctgctgcccaggGTCCCTCCACATCCACCCGCTGCACACTGTGCCCTCACAGCCTCAGCGTAGGTCAGgtctggtccttttttgggcTGAGTATTCCAGATTGGTTCCCCACACTGAGCAGCACTCCAGTGAGTTCAATGTCCCTCTGCTCCAGTGAGTGCACATACCTGAGACACCATCCAAACCTTTTATTAGCTTTAAGTAAAACCAATCAAACCCACTGACTAAGAGGGGTCCGAAGAGGAGATCCCCTCTGCCCCACGCAGCTCACGGGCACCTACGGGGAGGTACCTGCTgcccttctccagctgaggaGGCACGAACCGCTTCCCACTTGGGCGGCACTGAACTTGTTCTGTGCCCGCACATCGCTCTGCTGCGGGTGGAGCGGGTTGGTTTCGTACCGCGGTGCGCGGTCAGTGCGATGGTACCGGGCTGGGTGCGGTGTCACGGCACCGGCACGGGAGCGGCGCCGCGGGAGCATCCGGGACCGGCCCGTGTGGTCCGGACCCGGGCACCCGATCCCGGGCccgctccccagccccagcccgcTCCCGCTCCCCATCCCGATCCCGCTCCCCatcccgctcccgctcccgctcccgctcccgctcccgctcccgctcccgctcccgctcccgatcccgatcccgatcccgatcccggtcccGACTCCCCTCGGCGGCCGCACCTGCGGGGCTGACGCGCGCCCCCAGGGCCGCCTGGCCACGCCCCCCTCCGCCCCTCAGCCAATGGGCGGGAGGGGGCTCTGTCCGGTGGCCAATgggagcgcggcgggcgcgCCCCCGCCCCCTATTTGAGGCGCCGAGCGCGGCCGCGCGCTCGCagaggcggcggcgggagcgggcggAGGGAGCGGGACCGGCAGCGGGACCCGGagcgggagcggccccgggagCGGACGGTgcgcccggcgctgccccgcaCCGCGCTCGAGGGAGGGGCCGCTCCCATGGAGGCATTCCCCGGCGccaagctggagcagcaccGGCACCTCCCGCCCGTGGAGTGCCTGCCGGGCGCCCGCTACGGCGGCCGGAGCCACAGCGCCTGCGGGAACGTCTTCAACTCCTGGAACGACTACCTGGGGCTGGCCACGCTCATCACCAAGGCCGTGCGCCCCGGCAAGGGCTTCGGCGCAGAGCCCCCCTCGGTGGTGGTGGCGGCCGCCGTGCCGCCggccgaggaggaggaggaagaggaggaggaggaggaagaggcgGCGGGGCCGTACTTCGAGGGCGCGCTGGACTTGCACGACCTGGACCTGTGCGGGcatcaccatcaccaccaccacggcgaggggctgctggaggagcgCTTCGCCGACTTCAGCCCGTTCCCCGggcgcggcggccccgccgccgtGGTGTTCGACTGCTCGGGGGAGCACCCGGGCCGGGAGGGCTCCGCCTGGGGCGGCGTGGTGGTGGCGGGGCGGCTGCCGGCGCACCCGCGGGCCGCCTCCCGCCTGCTCAAGCCCGAGCTGCAGGTCTGCGTCTTCTGCCGGAACAACAAAGAGGCGGTGGCCCTCTACACCACGCACATCCTCAAGGGACCCGACGGCCGCGTCCTCTGCCCGGTGCTGCGGCGCTACACCTGCCCCCTCTGCGGCGCCAGCGGCGACAATGCCCACACCATCAAGTACTGCCCCCTCTCCAAAGTGCCGGCGGCCCGGCAGCTCCGGCACGCCCGGACGGCGCTGGGCAGGAAGGGCCGCTGACCCCCGGGACCGTCCCCCGGCCCGGTGACACTGCCCCGGCCGGTGCGCGCTGGCCCGCGCCGAGCCCGGCGGGGACTGCGCGGCGGAGATGCGCTGTGTTTGTTTattgtaagaaagaaaatatatctatatgtGATTTTTACGGAGACGGCGAGATGTGACTTGCGGGGAGTGGGTTCGGAGGGTCGAAGCGGCCGCCGGGAGGGTCGCGGGGGTCTCAGGTCGCCCGAGGAGGGGCAGCGCCGCCTCCTGCCGCCCGGCCCGGAGCGCATCCCAGACCGGGATCCTGCGGGGCTGCACCGCGCGGGGCGGGCCGGAGAGCTGTTCTTAATTGCCACTTAATAGCAGGGTGTTTAATTAGGGTACAACACTACGCCTTTCGGGTCTTAAAGCAAACGTCCCATCGGTTTCCTTTGCCGGTCTTAAAACCGGTGTGCAAACCGCGATCAAACCTGCCCTCAGTAGTTCACTCCTGCTTCCCGAAATCGCAGCATCCTACCTGGAGCGGTGCCCCGCGGTCACTTGTGAGCCGTTCCACTCGTGAGCAGGGATGGCGCTGGCCTCGCAGGTCCCCGCATCGGATGCTCGGCTTTGGGGAAGGtctgagaggagaaaacaccGAAGTGCATGTTTGAAAACATGATGACTCTGGGCCAGGGTGCAAACGGAGTCCTTTCTGCTGACAGAAAGGCCGTTACAATGGCACAGAACAAGATTTGATGCAGCTGTGTTTGTAGTGGTGAAGGGGGAGGTGATGTGAAGCCTGGAGGAAAAAGACCTGGACAAAGCAGGAAGCTGTGACCACAGGATAACGGAAGAAAGGGAGGTTGTGTATTTTGAAGAGCTGAGAAAATGTGGCTTTAACTCATTGCAAGTAGAAGGGATCTACCCATGTGGTTAACAAATATCCTTAACACTACATAGACTGTACAAAGCATAAGAATTATACTGAAGATCTGGACTACCCTGGGTGATGGCAGATCCTTGGTACTGAATATCAGCCAGGGCTACGTTGTTTCTAATCCTCAAAAGACCAGAAATTGCTTATTTTCTGActcagaggaaggagaaggagcagcagcaggcttGTAGTTTGCTTAGGATTCCTCCAGAGCCAAAAGGCAGGTGCAGGAGTTTTCAGAGCAGAGTGTTTGTTACACTGCAGATGGCTTTGTGACACCTGGGATGTGGAGGGGTGCTCTGTCCAGGGAGGATGCCCTAATGAAAGCAGGGAGGTAAGAGGGCCTTGTGGAGAAACTGCTGGGGCATCACCAGGACCCTGAGAAAGGAGATGGGTGCTGACAGAAAAAGTGAACCAGGAAAGTGAGGGGTGATTCACACTTGTGCAGTTTCCTTTTGGAAAGCTACTCAGCAGGGTGGGAATGGGATCGAGAGAAGagggggagagcagggcagtCAAGAATGGAGTCAAAACATgtgtgggatgggctggggatGAGGGCCCAGGGTTCATTATTCATCGCAGCTGTTGGCTCACAGCCACAGCAGTTAGGAGGGAGAACCTGATTTTGTGTGGAAGTGTTCCTTTAAATCTCCATCAGATGACTCCAAAGATGGTGTCAGCTCTAATTACCAAATGCAGTGGGGCTTGCATTAAATAACACTCAGTGGCTGCAGTTACCCTTGTGGCAGCCTCTCTCCTTGTGCTAAATACCATTACTTATTGTCTCCTGCTCCATGGGGTGTGCACCACTGGCTCTTCTAAGCTGTTAGAAGTTagatgtgtttggttttgtgattCCTGGTCCACGTAGGTTTAATCTGTGTCCACCACACATTAGAATCAAGCTCAAGTGTGATGCTGTGGGAAGagtttccttctgtatttttgtttccttgtggGAAGTTTTGAAGATCCGTATATACATTTCAATGCAGTTGACTGTTACTGGacacaaaagcaagaaagatCTAAGTAAATCTGTCTCGGGTGTTTTCTGAGGGTTAACTGGCCGGGCTGGAGTGGAGTTGCTCCTCGCAGGGTTTGCCATGTCCCTGCCCCACCTCTCTGCTCTTTACATTAAGCTGCTGTGCAGTACCAGCCCTGGAAATCCATCAGGATACCAGCAGATCCCCTGCCTCAGATGGCACTGGCCTTGTGCAGCACCTGTGTGAGAGGAAAAGGGTTGTATTGATGGCCTGGGCTCTGTTTCTCCTGGTTCCCCTCTCATCCCACACGTGCACGGCCTGGCTGTGGGAAGGCCAAGAGCTGCCTGTCATCCCTGGCACGTGGCGTGAGGCATCTGATCAGAGTCTTAACAGGTAAAGTGGGAGAGTAACAGCTTCAAAAGACcagctgggggtggggagaaataaaacaacagacTGTTCCAGAGAGGAGATGATGAGATTCAGCGTCGGCAACAGACAGCCTGAGAGCAAAGCTCTTCAGTTACTTTACATGATCATTCAACAGGACAATTTCCCCTTCTAAGTTTTACAAGTAAGAGTCTGACAAAGACTAAACCTTTGAGGATATTATGATTGgtctttttttgtggttttttttttttttttttttaagtaagctCCTGTGATTTCTGGTGCACCAGCACACTCCTTGTGGCACTGAGTAAGCAGGAGCATGCTTGTTCTTGGTCAGTCTGAAAAGCTTACTACAATTCATAGTGTTTATAGAGCCACTTTGATTCCTTAAATACTGGGAACCACTTACATTAGTAATTTAAATCCTAGGAATAACAAAAAGCTGAATCTGAAAGCAGGTCAGTTTAGAGTGTTATATGCTCTGCAGAAGAGGTCTAGGAAAAGTGAGatattatttcaattttctacAGGCATCTGCAAATCAAAATATTATGGCCACATGTTTAAACAAATACTATATCTTCAGAGAATTGCTTTATTACAGGGAAATATTCCTGTGCATGTTAGTGATGGAATCTTTTCCATAGCAATGTTCTGGCAAGAGAAGTGAACACAATATTGGATAATCATCCTCAGCTGATACTAGTCTTGGCAAAAAGCAAGTGCTCCTAATTAAAAACTACTTTCAGATGTATAGATAACTCGATCCAGCTGAAGTCAGGTAAGTCTGTGCCCATGTTTGGTGGAAATCTTGTCTGGACAGGTTGCTCTCAGGTAACTGCCACAGGAGTAAAAACACAAAGGCAATAAAATGTCCTTCCCTCCTAGAGTGGCAGCTTCACCCACACTGGAGGTAGTTTGCCAACAGTTTCATGGGGAAGAAGatgattaattttaatatgcCAGTTGTCTGGGCAAAACACAAGTGCTATACTAAATCCAGAAAGAGATGTAGCAAAGCCAGTAGGTTGTCCTCCTGCCCAAGAGTGAAAGGGCTAAGAGCTTAAATTGCAGCAAGGGAGGCTTTGATTACCAAAAACCCAGTGGAATAGCTTGTAGAATCTCCATCCTACCATAATTAAATGCCTTAATAATTCTGTTTAAGAGGAGGATCAGAGAAAGCGTAGAGCATTTCAGTTCCAGCTGGTCCTGCCATGGCAAAATAGGAAGAATTGTGTGTTTTTGTTAAGCCACTTGTGTGCCTACTTCTTGCAGTGCTGCAGTAAACCACACAGGATGGGTACCAATGCCTGAATCACAGGGAAATTTTGGGTCTTGCATTTCACTGACCCAGCACCTTCCCTTCGTAGGCTCCCACCATTCAGCAGTACCTTTTagttaaaggaggaaaaactgctTACATGTAGCAGTTCCTGTCAAAGAGTGCAGCCCAAGGGCATTCAAATCACAAAGATGTTTCATTCACAACAAGGCAAACCTCCCAGTAGTCTTGCTGTTTGAGGTGTCTCCTGGCTGCCCACCAGCCCACCCTGACATCCTCCTGGTCCTGCCCGTGGCCACACTGAGGCCACCAAGGTCATGGCATGTCCTGGGGCTGTGCTCAGTCAGGAGCTGCACTTattgccctgccctgccagtcCTCATAAATACTGATATTGTAAAAAACTTCTATTTGATTTTATAAAAAAGATACTCTAGagaaaacttaattaaaatgtCTATTATGCCCTGCTTCTGCCAGGGACCCTGATGGtcctcagccctgccccagggctgggtcAGTCTgtgggctgctctgggagcagcaaacaaacagcCCCGCTCATACCTGACccctgccttgctctgctcctggagaTTCATTTCAATTGAGCAACACTTGAACCCAtttaaacagcagcagccttAAGCTCTGCCTTCTAAATACAACCTGTGACAGTTTGTATTCTTCTAAGgttcactgaaaattttagaTGTTTAACTGAATGTGATTCAATCAAACAAAGCAAAGGTTGACAGAGAACTCATTGGCCTTCCTCAGGTAATCAAACTTTGTGCTCATGTCTAATGATGGCAGTAGATGGAGGTTTGAGCTGTTGGATCTGGTCAGTAGTGGGTTTTGATCACTGTAGTTAGTACTGTGTCTAAAACCATCaagcagtaaaataaacacactgGCATGTCTGCAAAGCTCACATCTCCCAGATCTTTTCTCAAGCTGCCCAGTCCTTGGGAATTTTACATGTGTTGGCAACATTATCACAATCTCAAATAATGGAAGTTAATAACACAGATGGGGGAAGAGAGCTTTAGCTGGTGTAGTGATCACTGACATCCACTCCTGTGTAAAACTGTATGGATACAATTAAAAGTATGTAACTGAAGGTATAATAATCACTTTTTACATATTACAATGGCTGGGGAGAGGCAAATGTACCTGTCTTTGAAAAAGGCTGAAAGGGCCATCTGAGAAACTACAG
It includes:
- the NANOS1 gene encoding nanos homolog 1 produces the protein MEAFPGAKLEQHRHLPPVECLPGARYGGRSHSACGNVFNSWNDYLGLATLITKAVRPGKGFGAEPPSVVVAAAVPPAEEEEEEEEEEEEAAGPYFEGALDLHDLDLCGHHHHHHHGEGLLEERFADFSPFPGRGGPAAVVFDCSGEHPGREGSAWGGVVVAGRLPAHPRAASRLLKPELQVCVFCRNNKEAVALYTTHILKGPDGRVLCPVLRRYTCPLCGASGDNAHTIKYCPLSKVPAARQLRHARTALGRKGR